In one Drosophila pseudoobscura strain MV-25-SWS-2005 chromosome X, UCI_Dpse_MV25, whole genome shotgun sequence genomic region, the following are encoded:
- the RhoGAP19D gene encoding uncharacterized protein RhoGAP19D isoform X1 translates to MLQNSNAAAAAQAAAQAASAVAAPSTAAAATATAAAAAAAAAAAAAAAAAANNAAIAASSIQPKLIVIRRRPYQGFGFTLRHFIAYPPEDDGNAAAAAASAGVTSWSQEASTGGGSNSNNSNRHSHSGSSSSNSNSNSNNSNSNSAAAGMEPPPTSPTSLPPYQVKAMETIFIKEVQANGPAHYANLQTGDRVLMVNNQPIAGIAYSTIVSMIKQTPAVLTLHVVPKECDVLQMHYTSIAHTPESNRLTMSTHSPSHGHGHTLLANGTINASSAAATTIQKSTFPQQQQQQQQQQQQQQQQQQQQLISYPAVAATSSPASSPHQHQHSHTYPHSHSHPHPLQSHPSHGHAPPLHGGSRSASISSTTSGGVVSMSHYHQQQQQQQQQQQQQQQQQHHHRHPALSGGSSSIDFGDMALGLRQHPHQHQHLYQQQQHHQLLSTGGGSSGAFMRANQPPNLTVLSGTGSITATSSSPTPISRQSKSGSALNQALYVSHGSAPGSGGGGGSGGGGGGGNGGGSDNSDLMIRLRESIKQKEEFLKSPVPTTISSSSTSASGTNGNQAQSSPAQQQQPQHFFPSHTPPGVAAGAPIAPPPRGRHQVLMKQQQQQQQQQGVAGNFDMYYAGGKLVQRSSTVPIQASSSSSTHYHHITQLQHHPQYQQQQQHPHHPQQQQQQQQQRQVQMINNNAKYSKDLDYFETLQETGVTNKVFERKLVSHMSMGFDPFKPLSINTSALEAASASTSAAAAAAAASTVKKQSVLYESLQQHPLAKYQHQQQQQHSTNTVDGQTNSRMELHKATLANATIDAAAPPLVVSKFSAMTEQQQQQAGATLADISESSSGSGAAAAAAAASAGSSSAGVIRRYKPLSSSSFDEGKPMRRISYLRATNNETEFNPDAAPAGDGATATAAAAAAAAAATSVATVSIPIPVAIPIVTPVAVVEPQKTKSMVEEHPDPTYDVIGGTGGGHEFIETPNGLEDVRLSAHGSSRRASMSSDMRSSIHIDAELNGKYVPNELEAFETEIEIKSSCINGKRMSEYRSWRQVKLEIKGDLLRIFSGRHAKSEHNVIELDIRNFKFFDESLDKKKYLIRMQSKPSPSGAHLASLGNELNLDDVHDKLTSSGSSSANEPMAASCSSSTGGPYTEILFKTKNSNEMKRLFGLLQWKDSLNYDDNEQPQQGKQLAEPQKTVATSSHYLDDVVTGGAGVDSSPLSSHSGGGMAEHHHVAALPAAAAIVAATSDSISPVMKARKSSSHKHLPDKDLGSPKSKNWKDLLFRRGGGSGSGGVSHHHTDLASPSACAAKTCGSIGVPLRSCPMSKLNPYVPHLVEVCTNIVETKGLSVVGIYRIPGNKAAISELSELVNTKDFQFESCAIDVRWEDVNVVSSLLKLFIRSLPDALMPASYYINFIEADKKVGLERIVLLREIVESLPRHPYETMKHLIRHLCRVSDNCEVNRMEPKNLAIIFGPSIIRTPNDTLETAVKDMKHQCRIVELLVTQYEYYFEGGNLPDLADVSGGTAMASAAQPQHQTQEDQTNMLLHNLSKIERITERETRTSRFIPQLRRRTHGKRSAVNSDTYSGESVLVSSGCPSSSTTSHSTITTSTTTCTNHTTIHQRRQQRKAVQSICDFALILPAPPVPPSLHFQSLDYAKVSASSTSSSSTLHSSSKTTTNASSSSTTSQSYSQSHSHSTKFSSGAAASVSSASGTSTTAATIKAAAVSKASSAASLIGTKKRSTMGGGVGFLGGGSRSQTRKASLDEKDSGTSVDSAGSMAFSLGLGLGLGHGKEQHQQQRSSVDISILLTDDDSSSRLSDTGSMSLTTITDTLDSKLRNLRSGSESNDENGSPEFPKNRRHTLGQPLHLHSENIPYADESPERLFHQFCPLDAPHSLHLSRSCTATNTLGADEKPSTMKQAMAMAGVAPLPPSLLKAAHKLQHSATVPIHQIQIHPGSATAPASGAATPTSTSTGGGSTPVAGTPTNSAGGAGGSQRNSGGGNLPGSGKNMHLRFSTSQAYERHHGSGGGGGGVAGSEDDDSEGSTTSDPKEKLLLAGERPSPSFFLERYNKKRRDHRLFRSASFNCRNYSTRHVNSSSSSTPVGTAATVATVTAACCQSPSSALATGLTKDEKTDMNLTKKRQIQNKQNRSIKRRHTVGGPHDYSANGGCTTHGHGHGHGHGGGAHGGHDLAAINYNHHNRHHQQQLLKGSVVVVGVGGNGAAAAETTTTTTTTTTVLRRLGSGTALGSVSGSATGTGTGTGGVPSDPNVVALPGGGSVSSNSSSGGNGGSSNSSANNNNSPQSDGSNGNAAGGGGGGGGNGGASNAPPSSGSSSNSSTPTNVVAASAVGGGGDQVLEVGIRIKNINRGRY, encoded by the exons aTGTTACAAAACTCGaacgcagctgcagcggcacaGGCAGCGGCGCAGGCTGCATCGGCAGTGGCCGCACCatcgactgcagcagcagcgacagcaacggcagcagcagcggcggcagcggcagcagcagcagcagcggcagcggcggcggctaaTAATGCTGCAATTGCCGCCTCATCCATACAACCGAAGCTGATTGTCATACGAAGGCGTCCGTATCAGGGCTTCGGCTTTACGCTGCGTCACTTTATTGCCTATCCACCGGAAGATGATGGcaacgcagcagcggccgctgCGTCGGCCGGCGTCACCAGCTGGTCACAG GAAGCATCCACTGGaggtggcagcaacagcaacaacagcaacagacacagccacagcggcagcagcagcagcaatagcaacagcaacagcaacaacagcaacagcaacagcgctGCTGCCGGAATGGAGCCGCCACCAACATCACCGACATCGCTGCCGCCATACCAGGTGAAAGCGATGGAGACCATTTTCATCAAAGAGGTGCAGGCGAACGGACCGGCCCACTATGCGAACCTCCAGACGGGCGACCGAGTGCTGATGGTCAACAATCAGCCGATTGCGGGCATTGCCTACAGCACCATCGTTTCGATGATCAAGCAAACGCCGGCGGTGCTCACGCTGCACGTTGTACCCAAGGAATGCGATGTGCTACAAATG cACTATACAAGCATTGCCCATACGCCGGAATCGAATCGGTTGACAATGTCAACGCACTCGCCATCGCACGGGCATGGGCATACGCTGCTGGCCAATGGAACGATCAAtgcctcctccgccgccgccaccacaaTCCAAAAATCCACAtttccacaacaacaacaacaacagcagcaacaacaacaacaacagcaacaacagcagcagcaacagttgatCTCATATCccgctgtggctgccacatcaTCGCCGGCATCCTCgccgcatcagcatcagcattcACATACGTatccgcattcgcattcgcatccgCATCCTCTTCAATCACATCCTTCACATGGACATGCACCGCCCCTGCATGGCGGTAGTCGATCTGCCAGCAtaagcagcaccaccagcggAGGAGTCGTCTCCATGAGTCATtatcatcagcagcaacaacaacaacaacagcagcagcagcagcaacaacaacagcagcatcatcatcgtcatccgGCTCTCAGTGGCGGCAGCAGTAGCATTGATTTCGGTGATATGGCCCTGGGCCTGCGTCAGCAtccgcatcagcatcagcatctctatcagcagcagcagcatcatcagctGCTCTCCaccggcggcggcagcagtggcGCCTTCATGCG TGCCAATCAACCGCCGAATCTAACAGTATTATCAGGAACAGGCTCGATCACGGCCACCTCCTCCAGTCCCACGCCCATTTCACGCCAATCAAAGTCCGGCAGCGCCCTAAATCAGGCCCTGTATGTGAGCCATGGCTCAGCCCCAGGCtctggtggtggcggtggctctggcggcggcggaggcggcggcaacgGTGGGGGCAGCGATAACAGTGACCTGATGATCCGGCTGAGGGAGTCCATCAAGCAGAAGGAGGAGTTCCTCAAGTCGCCGGTGCCCACCACCatcagctcctcctccacatccGCCTCCGGGACCAATGGGAATCAGGCCCAGTCGTCGCcagctcagcagcagcagccgcagcattTCTTTCCCTCGCACACTCCGCCGGGAGTGGCAGCAGGTGCTCCCATCGCCCCACCGCCACGCGGTCGCCATCAGGTGCTCatgaagcagcaacaacaacagcaacagcagcagggagTCGCCGGCAACTTCGACATGTACTATGCAGGCGGAAAACTAGTGCAACGTTCCTCGACGGTGCCCATACAGGCATCGTCCAGCTCATCCACACATTATCATCACATCACCCAGCTTCAGCATCATCCCcagtatcagcagcagcagcagcacccccaccacccacaacaacaacagcagcagcagcagcaacgccaggTGCAGATGATCAACAACAATGCCAAGTATTCCAAGGACTTGGACTACTTTGAGACGCTCCAAGAGACCGGAGTGACCAATAAAGT ATTCGAACGCAAACTGGTGTCCCATATGTCAATGGGTTTCGATCCTTTCAAGCCTCTGTCGATCAATACCAGCGCCTTGGAGGCGGCATCGGCATCCACgagtgcagcggcagcggcggcggccgctTCGACCGTGAAAAAGCAGAGTGTCCTGTACGAgtcgctgcagcagcatccgctggCCAAGtaccagcatcagcaacagcagcaacatagCACCAACACGGTGGATGGACAGACAAACAGTCGCATGGAGCTGCACAAGGCGACGCTGGCCAATGCCACCATTGATGCCGCCGCCCCACCGTTGGTGGTTAGCA AGTTTAGCGCAATgacggagcagcagcagcagcaggcaggggCCACCTTGGCGGACATTTCcgagagcagcagcggcagtggcg cagcagcagcagcagccgccgccagtGCTGGCAGCTCGAGTGCTGGTGTGATACGACGCTATAAGCCGCTGTCCTCGAGCTCCTTTGACGAGGGCAAGCCAATGCGCCGGATCTCCTATCTGAGGGCCACCAACAACGAGACCGAATTCAATCCGGATGCAGCGCCCGCTGGAGAcggtgcaacagcaacagccgcggcagcagcagcagcagcagcagcaacatctgTGGCCACAGTTTCGATACCAATTCCAGTTGCAATTCCCATTGTGACGCCTGTGGCCGTTGTTGAGCCACAAAAGACCAAATCCATGGTTGAGGAACATCCCGATCCCACCTACGATGTCATTGGGGGCACAGGCGGTGGCCACGAGTTCATCGAGACACCGAACGGCCTCGAGGATGTGCGTCTGTCGGCCCATGGCAGTAGTCGCCGGGCCTCGATGAGCAGCGATATGCGCAGCAG CATCCACATCGACGCCGAGCTGAATGGCAAGTATGTGCCCAACGAACTGGAGGCCTTTGAGACGGAAATCGAAATTAAATCGTCCTGCATCAATGGCAAG CGCATGTCCGAGTACCGTTCGTGGCGTCAGGTGAAGCTGGAGATCAAGGGCGATCTGCTGCGCATCTTCTCAGGGCGTCACGCCAAGTCGGAGCACAAT GTGATAGAACTTGATATTAGAAACTTTAAGTTCTTCGACGAGTCGCTGGACAAGAAAAAGTACTTGATCCGCATGCAGTCAAAGCCATCGCCGAGCGGTGCCCATTTGGCGAGTCTCGGGAACGAGCTCAATCTGGACGATGTGCACGACAAGTTGACCTCatcgggcagcagcagcgccaatGAACCAATGGCCgcctcctgcagcagcagcaccggcgGGCCCTACACGGAGATACTCTTCAAGACAAAGAACAGCAACGAGATGAAGCGACTCTTTGGGCTGCTGCAGTGGAAGGATAGCCTCAACTACGATGACAAT gagcagccgcagcagggCAAACAGTTGGCGGAACCACAGAAAACGGTGGCCACGTCCAGCCACTATCTCGACGATGTGGTGACTGGTGGTGCCGGCGTGGATAGCTCCCCGTTGAGCTCACATTCGGGTGGAGGCATGGCGGAGCACCACCATGTGGCCGCCTTGCCCGCTGCCGCAGCAATTGTGGCCGCCACCAGTGACTCTATATCGCCGGTGATGAAGGCCCGCAAATCGTCCTCCCACAAGCATTTGCCCGACAAGGATCTGGGGTCGCCCAAGTCCAAGAACTGGAAGGATTTGCTGTTCCGTcgaggcggcggcagtggcagtggcggagTGTCCCACCACCATACAGATCTGGCCTCGCCCTCGGCTTGCGCCGCGAAGACCTGCGGCTCCATTGGGGTCCCACTGCGCAGCTGTCCGATGTCCAAGCTGAATCCGTATGTCCCCCATCTCGTGGAGGTGTGCACCAACATTGTGGAGACCAAGGGCCTGAGTGTGGTCGGGATCTATCGGATACCCGGCAACAAGGCGGCCATTTCGGAGCTCTCGGAGCTGGTGAACACCAAGGACTTTCAGTTCGAGAGCTGTGCCATCGATGTGCGATGGGAGGATGTGAATGTGGTGAGCAGTCTGCTGAAGCTCTTCATCCGGAGCCTGCCCGACGCCCTAATGCCGGCCAGCTACTACATCAACTTCATTGAGGCCGACAAGAAGGTCGGCCTGGAGCGGATCgtactgctgcgggagatagtcGAGTCGCTGCCCCGTCATCCGTACGAGACGATGAAGCATCTGATACGCCATCTGTGCCGCGTCAGCGACAACTGTGAGGTGAACCGCATGGAGCCCAAGAATCTGGCCATCATCTTTGGCCCCTCGATCATACGCACGCCCAACGACACCCTCGAGACGGCCGTCAAGGACATGAAGCACCAGTGTCGCATCGTTGAGCTGCTCGTTACACAG TACGAATACTATTTTGAGGGCGGAAATCTGCCGGATCTGGCCGATGTCAGTGGTGGGACGGCCATGGCCAGTGCTGCCCAGCCGCAGCATCAGACGCAGGAGGATCAGACGAACATGCTGCTGCACAATCTATCGAAGATCGAGAGGATCACAGAGCGGGAGACGCGCACCTCCCGGTTCATTCCACAGCTGCGGCGGCGCACCCATGGCAAGCGGAGTGCCGTCAACTCGGACACGTATTCGGGGGAGAGTGTTCTGGTAAGCAGCGGTTGTCCAAGCAGCTCCACCACTAGCCACTCCACCATCACCACTAGCACCACAACTTGCACCAACCACACAACCATACATCAAAGACGACAGCAGCGCAAGGCTGTGCAGAGCATTTGTGACTTTGCTTTAATCCTGCCCGCACCTCCCGTTCCTCCCTCCCTTCACTTTCAGTCGCTGGACTACGCCAAGGTCTcggccagcagcaccagcagcagctcgacgctgcacagcagcagcaagacaACCACCaatgcctcctcctcctccaccaccagcCAGAGctacagccagagccacagccacagcacaaAGTTTAGCTCTGGCGCCGCGGCCTCGGTCTCGTCCGCTTCGGGTACCTCGACAACAGCCGCCACCATAAAAGCGGCGGCAGTGTCCAAGGCATCATCCGCGGCCTCCTTGATAGGCACCAAGAAGCGCAGCACCATGGGCGGCGGTGTGGGGTTCCTCGGCGGGGGCTCTCGCTCGCAGACGCGCAAAGCGAGCCTGGACGAAAAGGACTCTGGAACGAGCGTGGACTCGGCCGGCAGTATGGCTTTCAGCCtcggcctgggtctgggcctgggacatGGCAAggaacagcatcagcagcagcggagcagCGTGGACATATCCATACTCCTCACCGACGACGACTCCAGCAGCAGGCTGAGCGACACAG GTTCCATGTCACTGACTACCATCACGGATAcgctggacagcaagctgcgGAATCTACGGAGCGGCTCCGAGTCGAACGACGAGAATGGGTCGCCGGAATTCCCCAAGAATCGCCGGCATACGCTCGGCCAGCCGCTGCATCTGCACTCCGAGAACATTCCCTATGCGGACGAGTCGCCCGAGCGTCTCTTCCATCAGTTCTGCCCCCTGGATGCCCCCCACTCGCTGCACCTGAGCCGCTCCTGCACGGCCACCAACACTTTGGGCGCCGATGAGAAGCCCTCGACCATGAAgcaggccatggccatggctggAGTGGCACCGCTGCCGCCCAGCCTCCTGAAGGCAGCCCACAAGCTGCAGCACTCGGCCACGGTGCCCATAcaccagatacagatacatccgGGTAGCGCCACGGCACCGGCCAGCGGTGCTGCAACgcccaccagcaccagcactgGAGGGGGATCCACCCCAGTGGCTGGTACACCCACCAACAGTGCTGGCGGAGCAGGAGGATCACAGCGCAATTCTGGAGGAGGGAACCTCCCCGGCAGCGGCAAGAATATGCACCTGAGATTCAGCACATCGCAGGCGTACGAGCGACATCATGGCTCTGGTGGTGGGGGCGGTGGTGTGGCCGGCTCCGAGGACGACGACTCGGAGGGCTCGACCACCAGCGATCCCAaggagaagctgctgctggcgggcGAGCGACCATCGCCATCGTTTTTTCTCGAGCGCTACAACAAGAAGCGTCGGGACCATCGGCTCTTTCGCAGCGCCAGCTTCAACTGTCGCAACTACTCGACCCGACACgtgaacagcagcagcagctccacgcCGGTCGGAACGGCAGCGACTGTGGCCACGGTCACGGCCGCCTGCTGTCAGTCACCATCATCGGCCCTGGCCACGGGCCTGACCAAGGACGAAAAGACTGACATGAATCTGACCAAGAAGCGCCAGATCCAGAACAAGCAGAATCGATCCATCAAGCGCCGCCACACCGTTGGCGGGCCCCACGACTACTCGGCCAACGGGGGCTGCACCACACACGGACATGGCcacggccatggccatggcggCGGTGCCCATGGCGGTCACGATCTGGCCGCCATCAACTACAACCACCACAATcgccatcaccagcagcagctgctcaaGGGATCCGTTGTGGTTGTCGGCGTTGGCGGTAAtggtgccgccgctgccgagACAACCACCACAACGACAACCACCACCACGGTGCTGCGTCGCCTCGGCTCGGGAACAGCATTGGGATCGGTTTCGGGCTCGGcaacgggtacgggtacgggtacgggcgGTGTGCCTAGCGATCCGAATGTGGTGGCATTGCCAGGCGGCGGCTCTGtttccagcaacagcagcagcggcggcaacggcggctCCTCGAACAGCAgtgccaacaacaacaattcgCCACAAAGCGATGGCAGCAATGGCAATGCAGCAGGTgggggaggcggaggtggaggcaaTGGTGGTGCCTCCAATGCCCCACCATCATccggaagcagcagcaacagcagcactcCCACCAATGTGGTGGCAGCCTCCGctgtaggaggaggaggagatcaAGTCCTAGAGGTGGGCATTCGCATCAAGAATATCAATCGCGGACGCTACTAG